Below is a genomic region from Microcaecilia unicolor unplaced genomic scaffold, aMicUni1.1, whole genome shotgun sequence.
GAGATGTCAAGGCTGAAGCAGCATTGTCCGTGCTGTGCAGGTCAGGCAGTTCTGGGAAGGATAGCTCCGCAGGTTGTAGTGGCAAAGCAGGCGGTCGACCGCGGGCCTCTGTAGCTGCAGGCGCGGATGCACGTGGCAGGGGCAGGTCAGCCAAATCAATGTATCTCTCCGGGTGCCTCCGGCGTCTCGTTGATATGCGGGGAGATGTGACTGCTGCCTCGGGTAGTCCCTCCTCTGCCCGACTTGGGGGTGGCTGAGTAGCTTGCACACGTCGAGGCATGGTGCAATGAAAAGTCTGAGGGCTCCTCTAAAGAAAGTCCAGAAAAGTCTGAGGGCTCCTCTAAAGAAAGTCCAACAGCAATGCGCAATGCCCGTCGACTAAACACtcgaacaaaacaaaactaaacaaaaaacgCGAGTCTAAGGTCTAGCACGGGCGCAAAAAGCCAGACactcaaaaggaaaagaaaacctcTTACTTGCCGACCTGCCACGGGGCTCAGTTGAAAACGAAAGTAAAATTCTTTACTTGCTGAGCTGCAAGGAAAAGAAAACCTTTTTCCTGCCGATCTGCCATGGGGCTCAGCTGAAAACGAAAGTAAAATTCTTTACTTGCTGAGCTGCAAGGAAAAGAAAACCTTTTTCCTGCCGATCTGCCACGGGGCTCAGCTGAAAACGAAAGTAAAATTCTTTACTTGCTGAGCTGCTGCGATCGTAGTCTGCTGGTCTCACTCCCGGTGCCTTCACTGCACGTGGGGAAACAAAGAACAAAGATGCTGTACGCCCATGTAccgaacaaaaagaaaaacttgtGTACCGTCTGCTTCAAAAGACCCGCTCAGGCCCCCTCGGCAGTCTTTTAACCTATGTCTGGAGCCCACCCGCTGTGACCCCGCTACGTCACCTGGGATGGCGGGGAAGCCGGAAGCGGGGGGCGATTCGGACCAGGGGGCAAGCAtgcggcagccgccatgttatgtccgGCTGCTCCGCATTCGCTTCGCTTGCCTCCTTAAAGTTGTGCACAGAAACCGTGTTTTTACGAAGTATACTTGGCATGCACCCTACTTTATTTGCACTGGCCCCATTCAGCTTTTGGCAAAAACTAGCCTTTGGTCCAGCAGAAGCCAAGCCTGCCTTATCTTCCCCTGATACCCCTTTTTTCTGGGCTGAGCTCTAAAACAGATAGGGAAGGCTCTACAAGCAAAATTCACAGAAAGGGACTTTGCTGGATAGCAAGTCAAGGATGTTAGACAGTAGGTATGaccctatctagcccattatatgggctgaagccagtagttGGAGATTGCCACCATTTTCGCTTCCccgaaacaatagcaaaagattaccAGAAATAAGGGGCTTCCTATATGTAGATATGtaattttttatttcatgatatttatacagtgctttttttgtagaaaaaaaggtgccggtactcattatgggcggggtcaccacatatggctccacccctgatagccacacccacattaaccacaccccctataccagccatggcgcatataaacagacatcattgaaaatattatagtactataggagaaaaaaataacgtgatttttttcattataaataatctctgtaagctcttacagctccagtatacccagtgcaaaataagacagccaatgtaaattctcaaattggacataattacaaacactaaaatgaaaataaaatgatttttttctacctttgtctggtgactgtttttctttccatattggtcccagtctgtgattctgctttcttttcttttcgcttaactcttctgtgccatttgtcatttttgtctcctttttctttgctttcttcaatatttttcaggctctctctctgtccagatttaattcattcttactatccattctttaatttccttcatctacctgtggcttttcatcttttcctcacccttgttctccccatgccccttcctcttattcgccagtctttctctattccccttttccatccagcagctctgctttctctccccatccttccagtgtctcccctatttctttctgcattcttccatccagcatcttccctctctctctccccagccttccatctgttttccccctctctctccccatccttccatctgttttccctctctctttccccaatccttccatctgtttttccctctctccccaatccttccatctgtttttccctctctccccatccttccctctgttgttttccttttctctctctccccaatccttccctgttttccctctctctctatccccatccttccatctgttttccctctctctccccaatccttccctgttgttttccctctttctctccctccccaatccttccctctgttgttttccccctctctctctctctctccccccaatccttccctctgttgttttccctctctccccaatccttccctctgttggtttccctctctccccaatccttccctctgttggtttccctctctccccaatccttccctctgttggtttccctctttctctctccccaatccttccctctgttgttttccctctctctcccaaatccttccctctgttgttttccctctttctctctttccccaatccttccctctgttggtttccctctttctctctctccccaatccttccctctattgttttccctctctctccccaatccttccctctgttgttttccctctctctccccaatccttccctctgttgttttccctctctctcccaaatccttccctctgttgttttccctctctctcccaaatccttccctctgttgttttccctctttctctctttccccaatccttccctctgttggtttccctctttccctctctccccaatccttccctctgttggtttccctctttccccaatccttccctctgttggtttccctctttctctctctccccaatccttccctctattgttttccctctctctccccaatccttccctctattgttttccctctctctccccaatccttccctctgttggtttccctctttctctctctccccaatccttccctctgttgttttccctttgtctctctccccaatccttccctctgttgttttccctctttctctctctccccaatccttccctctgttgttttccctctctctctctctcccaaatccttccctctgttgttttccctctttccccaatccttccctctgttggtttccctctttctctctctccccaatccttccctctgttggtttccctctccctgccatgtttggcgcgaagacgcgacgcacgcagcaccagcccctatttccgggcgctgctgcttctcctgttgttgagcagcagcggccgctacacaaagaaaaagaagattaaaaaaaaattgaaacctggctgaaacgcggcaccccggcactgtagacagccattaggcattggctgttgccccgcaaccgctcctcctcttgcctctacgtcactgcccctggaggaagaccccggaggagcgcagtgacgtagaggcaagaggaggagcggctgcggggcaacagccaatgcctaatggctgtctacagtgccggggtgccgcgtttcagccaggtttgaagttatttttaaaatctttttctttgtgtagcggccgctgctgctcaacaggacatggactcacggggcggggggagcaaaaaaaaaaaaggtgccggtacgccgtaccgttgcgtaccgacacaaaaaaagcacaattgtagctggtagaaacagcagttataaactctgtattttgtgctcatttttctatactgttcaaTACAATACAGATGCGAAAtgtcattgaggatatcctgtttactgatgggttcatcttaacagttgttgtaatctaccttgggatgcctggtattataaagatggaatatactgaaatgaaatggaagtaaaacaaaactctcctttcattgggacacatggaatcacaaccacagctaatgaaaactgaaactaaaaaccaGAGTGTTCTTTTGCAGTGGCTGACTTTGCTTCACAATCCAAGTCACAGCTGATTTCATAACTTCATGCCAaatttaggactccttttacaaagccatgatagTGATTCCTTTACGTTAAATGTGACGAAGACCATAGGAATGAAGTGGGCTTCGTCACATTTCTGCcctggaatcactagtgtggctttgagaATGGAGCCCTGAAATTCCTGCTACAATTTTGTATAAAAGCAAtgatttggagcactctatttaacAAATAAACTATTGTGTGAGATTAAACCTGCATTACTTAAAAATAAGTACAACCCCACCACCCGACAAGAATACAAAGAATAGCCCCACCCACCCTGGACTACCTTACAATCTCAGGTggtatagtcagggcaggagcgatTTTCCAGCTCCAGTAGACATTTTGAGTGCAGAGTCAGAATGGGCAGGAGTAAATGGGGATGACCCCTTCCCCAACAACACccttagactaccagggattgtaaAATAGACCAAAGGGGCTTACAGATAACGGAGGGGGAGGATGAAGGGAGACAATCGGGACAAAGCATATATTTCCGGTCAGAACTGAAATtaaccaaaaattaaaataacaccTTAATTTGAATCCCTTGTCTCATTCACACCCCTGATGTAGCTCCTCCATAGACTCTTGTTTATCACTTTCATATACTCTTAGATCTTCTTGTTCACAACCCACTGCCCTTGGAATATCTTGTCATTCTCTTCTTATCTCCGTCCTGTCCTCATTTATAGGTGCCCCATATCCTCCAGAGCCCCAACCGTGACCTTTCACAGACACACTACCTCTCCTAGCCCGACCATGCTGTTTCTCTATTCCTCCCCTTTTATGCACTGCTGCAATGTAGCACAATATCCCACCCATTGCACCTTGCCGGGACCACGGTaataaacaagcaaggcagatGCGTGAGACTGTGGCTCTCTACCTGCTGCTACTACCGTTTCCTGCGCCTGTCTCGCTTCCTTTGAGGTAAACCTCAGGGGCCTGCACAGTAAGCTGTAGCAGCAAGCAGAGACCAGCGGTACCTCACCTCAGCCTTGCTCATTTATTAGCGCAGACCCGGCGAGGTACAATAAGTGAAATGGGAAATCTGGAATAAGGGGAGAAAGAGAGTAATATTAGATTGAGGGAGGTGAGGGAGAGATAGACAGTGCAATACTGATGGGGAAACACTAGATGTGCTGGAGAGCAAGAGACAGAGGGACAGTACTGCACAGTAGGAGGGACAGAGGTGTATTTCTGGATGCGGTGGAATAGATTGGCATATGCAATTCTAAATGAttgagttgtggggggggggggggggggacgaaaaCAGAGACATGAGCATTGCTGCATGCCAGAGGTTGAGAAACAGGTAATGTTGGATGGGCTGGCGAGAGGCTGCAGAGAGAGGAAATACTGcataggaggggaagggggcaatGTTACCTGAGGAAAGAGAGATAGGCAGTATCAATGCTGAATGGTGGGGAGAGtagagaggggcagggaagaAGACAGGGTCAGGGGAATCTCCATTgaaaaaaagagacagataaaTAGGTAATGCTAgttgatggggatggggtgggggagggaaggagagggaatatattgcatgggggggggaggtgagtgagagagaaagagagatagggCAATGCTTGATGTGCGGAGAGAGAGGGCAATACCGAATGGTGCACTATTCAGCATTGCTACTTCATATCTCTCTTTATCCTTCATGGAGGATAGGAGCAGCACAAGGCCTCTACTGCATTTTGATCCCCCTTCTCCAGTGGGGCTTGGGGTGAAATGTCCTGCCTTTGTGCCCAATTGGGTGGCAGAAGGTGAAGAGGATTGTGGCAGAGGCAGTAGCAGGAAAAGAGATGAAAGGAAATGTTTAAAGAAAGGCTTAAATGTGATGAAGGATTTGTCTTCAGGTAGAGGCTTATGGAGTTGGTTCCATATAAGCGTTGCCAGGAAATAAAAAACACTCTGCTGTGTAGTAGCAAGCCATACCAACGATGGGGATGGAAGAACAAGGTGGTGGTCATTGAGAGGGTCAGTACTGCAGAGGGAAAAGTTCAGGAAGCCAAATAACTGGGGGAGTAATCACAAAAAGTCCTGAAAGAAGAAGAAGCTGGTACTGTAATCAAAAGACAATGGATAACCAAAGCAGACCAGCAAATAGGGAAGGGACACACTCAAATTTACAGGCACCTCataaaaaacataagaatagccacactgggtcagactaatcatccatctagcccagtttcctgtttccagtggtatgcaatctaggtcacaagtatctggcagaaacccaaatagtagcatcattccatgagACCAGTTCCGGGGCTTGCAGTGGCTtcgccatgtctgtctcaatactaaactatggacttttcctccaaaagttgtccaaaccttttttaaacccagatatctaGATTTGCAAGTAGGTGAACATTAAGGCCTGTGGTTTACTGCACACAATACTGGTTGTGCTCTAAATCCAGAGTGACATTAGAGATATGCTTTCTTGGATTGCTGCACCCCCAGTTGCAGAGTCCTCTTGGCATTTAAATCGTGGCCTCCCTGCTCTGTGGAGTGTCCTTTGTGAGGCAAATTTGATATGATTGGCATTACCAATTTTTATTCCACATTTTTCCTGAAAGCAGATAATAGTCTGCTAATACCACATTTGAGAATGCTGGAAAAATAAATCAGTTTAAAGCAGCAATGGGAAAAACAAGTAGAGAACAACAAAATAAGTTTTCGTATGGAATGAGTGGAGACTGAGGAAGGGCAGGTTAGATGGTACTTTATATGTCCCTACTCGTCCTCATATTCAATGTAAATATCCTTCACGAGGCTTCTAATATAGCAACATTTTATGTGAACGGTATGTACACATAAAATAGACATACGGCATTGGATCAGTTAAGTTCATTTCTCTTCTTCTCACATGAAACCTTGAAGAAGTTGAAGAATGAACAAAGAGTCGGAGGCACgaattgtgggggaggggaggattcagCAGTCCCGCCTTTGTTTCAGGATCCAGTTCTCCATAAGGTCCGCTTCACCTCTATATTAGTGGCAGTTAGAAGTCTCTGCTTGTTATTTCTGTAGAGCTTTTCAGTTTGCACTTTGCGAGCTTAAAATGTCTGGTCGTGGTAAAGGTGGGAAGGGTTTAGGGAAAGGGGGTGCTAAGCGCCATAGAAAGGTGTTACGCGATAACATCCAAGGGATCACTAAGCCCGCTATCCGGCGCTTGGCTCGCCGAGGCGGAGTCAAGCGTATCTCCGGTCTCATCTACGAAGAGACTCGTGGGGTGCTGAAGGTTTTCTTGGAGAATGTTATCCGAGACGCCGTCACCTATACTGAGCACGCCAAGAGAAAGACAGTAACAGCTATGGATGTGGTGTATGCCCTGAAGCGCCAGGGCCGTACCCTGTATGGTTTCGGAGGCTAAAGGACCTGACTCTTATTTGAATCTATCCAACCAACCCaaaggctcttttaagagccacccACACATTCAGTAACAGAGCTGTGATGTTAGCTTTTTCTTTAAAAGCTGTTATATTCAGAGTGGGGTGTGGGAAAGTAAAAAACTCCTTTCCTCTTCAGCAATAAGGTAAAGGAGTAGTGCTAGCTTTTTCTTAATTTTGTCCGTATGTATGTTGAATAATTTTAGAACAGTTACGATTTCATGTGTAGCCAGTTCTGAGGCCTAAAGGGAAAAGTTTGttatatttgtggtgtgtgggaaatatatcttttttttgctcTATAATAAAAGCTGTTAGAGAGTGGGGTGTGGGAAAGATATGTTTGGAAAGTGAAAAACTCGATCTCCTTTCCTCTTTAGCAATAAGGTAAAGGAGTAGTGCTAGTGTTGGGCCAGCTCTACTCGGTCGTGCAGCAAAATTTTAGCGCTTTAGATAGAGTAAAttgggtggctctgaaaagagcctttgggtTGTGTGTGTGCGGAAGCTGTAGGCTGAGCCCGCCATTATTTGGAGCTGGTGTACTTGGTGACGGCCTTGGTACCCTCGGACACGGCGTGCTTGGCCAGCTCACCGGGTAGCAGCAGACGCACTGCGGTTTGAATTTCCCTGGAAGTGATGGTAGACCGCTTGTTATAGTGAGCCAGGCGGGAGGCTTCTCCAGCAATGCGCTCAAAGATGTCATTCAC
It encodes:
- the LOC115459739 gene encoding histone H4 produces the protein MSGRGKGGKGLGKGGAKRHRKVLRDNIQGITKPAIRRLARRGGVKRISGLIYEETRGVLKVFLENVIRDAVTYTEHAKRKTVTAMDVVYALKRQGRTLYGFGG